The uncultured Methanobrevibacter sp. genome has a window encoding:
- a CDS encoding DUF2162 domain-containing protein, with product MDMMSVLWQVGIFASVLVFGVKIGLASGLANLSKRLFAIICIAYGGGVVLISAIASLYAEQLIQAIYGYNTIFYIIMASIMIVAGLFTIREWKIHDKNTSTATSLAIIAPCPCCFGSIIASVLIVAPTIGVSSLNLSWYAAAALVGVMIVTYIASNTIIRFISKPYPVVLGNFMLLLGAYFLLSAIVIPNIAGALSKTTTPITIGSPQDILMIILAFAILIAGGFILKRNGRTILE from the coding sequence ATGGATATGATGAGTGTTTTATGGCAGGTCGGTATCTTTGCGTCAGTACTTGTTTTCGGTGTAAAAATAGGTCTCGCATCAGGTCTGGCCAATTTGTCAAAAAGATTATTTGCAATAATCTGTATTGCATATGGTGGAGGAGTGGTTCTGATTTCCGCTATTGCTTCTTTATATGCAGAACAGTTGATTCAGGCCATTTATGGATATAACACAATATTTTATATTATAATGGCTTCAATCATGATTGTTGCAGGTTTATTTACAATAAGAGAATGGAAAATACACGATAAAAATACATCTACTGCGACTTCTCTAGCTATTATTGCTCCTTGTCCATGTTGTTTTGGTTCAATTATTGCAAGTGTTCTGATTGTAGCACCAACAATCGGTGTCAGTTCACTTAACTTAAGTTGGTATGCTGCAGCAGCGCTCGTTGGAGTTATGATTGTAACCTATATTGCATCAAACACTATTATAAGATTTATTTCCAAACCTTATCCGGTTGTTTTGGGAAATTTCATGCTTTTGCTTGGTGCATATTTCTTGCTTTCAGCTATTGTAATTCCAAACATTGCAGGAGCTCTATCTAAAACAACAACTCCTATAACTATTGGTTCTCCTCAGGATATTCTGATGATTATTTTAGCATTCGCTATTCTAATTGCAGGAGGATTTATCCTGAAAAGAAACGGAAGAACTATTTTAGAATAA
- a CDS encoding MotA/TolQ/ExbB proton channel family protein has product MALNIPGGEFLTGSLDVISQSLTIPVLVILLVIVIITIISLGGVIAEYTSRKKVPVGTIRDLIYDINNAQTIDELKNIISSAKIPKAQKKVLDEIASSEALGKDSREALARKLFEFEEEKTLSTLQKTDIITRIGPTLGLMGTLIPMGPGLAALGAGDINTLASSLTVAFNTTIVGIGSGALCYVLGKIRSGWYDRYLSDLDALIDAVLDRMN; this is encoded by the coding sequence ATGGCTTTAAATATTCCAGGTGGAGAATTTTTAACAGGCTCTCTAGATGTTATCTCACAAAGTTTAACAATTCCTGTACTTGTAATATTGCTTGTAATTGTTATCATTACAATTATTTCATTGGGAGGAGTTATTGCCGAGTATACATCCAGAAAAAAAGTTCCAGTAGGCACTATCAGAGATTTGATTTATGACATCAATAATGCACAGACTATTGATGAGTTGAAAAATATAATTTCTTCTGCTAAAATTCCAAAAGCTCAAAAGAAGGTTTTAGATGAAATTGCATCTTCCGAGGCTTTAGGAAAAGATTCAAGAGAAGCATTAGCTCGTAAATTATTTGAATTTGAAGAAGAAAAAACATTATCAACATTACAAAAAACCGATATCATTACCCGTATCGGACCTACTTTAGGATTGATGGGTACATTGATTCCTATGGGTCCGGGTCTTGCGGCATTAGGTGCAGGGGACATCAATACTCTTGCAAGTTCCCTTACAGTTGCATTCAACACAACTATTGTGGGTATCGGTTCCGGTGCTTTATGTTATGTTCTTGGTAAAATTAGATCCGGATGGTATGACAGATACCTCTCAGATTTGGACGCATTAATCGATGCAGTACTTGACAGAATGAACTAG
- a CDS encoding DUF2149 domain-containing protein, translated as MVRKQSRRRSKRVEEDPMAGTSNLVDAMLVIAVGFLVFVIISWNMQAMIDPNQNIQEQMQQQTMTEVDQGQQLNETPDTSNSSGQGYTEMGKVYKDPSTGKLIMVEG; from the coding sequence ATGGTAAGAAAGCAAAGCAGACGAAGGTCTAAAAGAGTTGAAGAAGACCCGATGGCAGGTACATCCAACCTTGTGGATGCAATGCTTGTTATTGCGGTTGGTTTTCTGGTTTTTGTTATCATAAGCTGGAACATGCAGGCGATGATAGACCCGAATCAGAATATTCAGGAACAGATGCAGCAGCAGACTATGACTGAAGTGGATCAGGGCCAGCAGCTGAACGAGACACCGGACACCTCAAACAGTTCAGGTCAGGGTTATACCGAGATGGGTAAAGTTTACAAAGATCCTTCAACGGGTAAGCTGATTATGGTCGAGGGATAG
- a CDS encoding transcription factor S, with translation MEFCPDCGKMLMPKDGKIKCSCGYVKSLKNEDIKEQYTMEGEKNPQAKVIVTDNNNVALPTTKITCYKCGGTKGYWWTVQTRSADEAPTNFIRCAKCGNTWRSSN, from the coding sequence ATGGAATTCTGTCCTGATTGTGGTAAGATGCTGATGCCGAAAGACGGCAAGATTAAATGTAGCTGCGGCTATGTGAAATCCTTGAAAAATGAAGATATTAAAGAGCAGTACACTATGGAAGGTGAAAAAAATCCTCAAGCAAAAGTTATAGTTACAGACAACAATAATGTTGCACTGCCTACAACTAAAATAACCTGCTATAAATGCGGCGGAACAAAAGGCTACTGGTGGACAGTACAGACAAGATCTGCTGATGAGGCTCCGACCAATTTTATACGCTGTGCAAAATGCGGTAACACATGGAGAAGTTCCAATTAG